GCTACTGATCTGAACTGTTTCACCCTGGACATGTAGAGGATCACTCAGCTCATTGAGACCCAGCTCCAGGCGGTCAGCCATTACCTCCAAAAAACGACCCGTACCAGCGGCACATTTATCATTCATGGTGAAATCCAGCATACGACCATTTTCATCAACCTGGATCACCTTACTATCCTGACCCCCAATATCAATAACGGTTCCAGTATTGGGAAAGAGGTGATGGGCGCCCACTCCATGACAACTGATCTCAGTAGTCTTTCCCGTGGCAAAGCTCACTGAACTGCGTCCATAGCCCGTCGCCGTGATGGCTTTGACCCCAGTTTGAGTAAGGAGGGCTTGTTCCAGCGCCTGTTCAAAGGCCTGGTCAGCTGCTGCTCCATTGATGCCTGTTGGGATCACTATCTCTGCCAAGGAATTTCCCTCCTCATCAATAATGACCACATCAGTACTGAGGGAGCCAACATCTACTCCGGCAAAAAAAAGACCAGACATGTCAAATATCCTCCAGGGTTTCGCAAAAGGCTTCTAAACGGGTTTGGATCTGCTGTTCCGACCAGACCCGTTCGTCTGCAATATCTGCGTCCAGGATCACAGCAGGGAGGTTCAAGTCTTTACTTAACGCTTTTCTAAGATCGAATTGACCCACCGAGTAGGGTTTACAACTGCGTGTGGAATGCATAACCATCCCATGAACCGAAAAATTGGTAATCATTTTTTTCATGAGGGCCAGTCGATGTTTCATGTTGTTGTTGAGGATGATCTGGCCATAGGCTTGAGCCATGGAGGTCCAGGGTTTTTTTACATCCAGTAATCCAGTAGTCTCCGCCCAGGCATTGGTATAGGTGGCTGTGACAAAATTCATATTGCGCTCGGCAAAAAATGTAGCGAGAAAACGTACTTGATACCAA
This window of the Candidatus Neomarinimicrobiota bacterium genome carries:
- a CDS encoding acyl-CoA dehydratase activase, producing the protein MSGLFFAGVDVGSLSTDVVIIDEEGNSLAEIVIPTGINGAAADQAFEQALEQALLTQTGVKAITATGYGRSSVSFATGKTTEISCHGVGAHHLFPNTGTVIDIGGQDSKVIQVDENGRMLDFTMNDKCAAGTGRFLEVMADRLELGLNELSDPLHVQGETVQISSTCTVFAESEVISLLAKHTPREQIVNGLQRSIVNRIWSMVTSIGIQGEVTLTGGVANNKGLVVVLEEKLGQKLNVPDNPQTVGALGAAHIARRGYRR